The Candidatus Eremiobacteraceae bacterium genome contains the following window.
CGTACTCTCGCAGGACTTAGACGGCAACAAGGCGCGGCGCGTAGCCGCGTCGCTCGGGCTCTCGTTACGTTCGTATTTCCGCTACCGGCGCGCGGCGATCGAGTTGATCGCGCTTGCCGTCGAGCGCGAGCTGCATCCGCCGCGCTCGGTCTCGGGTAGCGCCCAGCTCACGCAGCACTGGCGCAAGAAGATGCGCGAGGCGCTGCACATGAAGCCCAGTTGCGAGCGCTGCGCGACGGAGCTGCCCCCGTCGGCGATCGCGTTCATCTGCAGCTTCGAATGCACGTTTTGCCCGCCGTGTGCGGGTGCGTCGCACCACGTTTGCCCGAACTGCGGCGGCGAACTGCGCGTGCGCCCGCGCAGAAATGAAGCTCTGACCGCCTGAAGCGCGCTCCCGCGGCGGGAATGGCACTCGGGATTCATTAACTGCTACGCATTAAAAACACGTCTTCGCAGTTCGAGCTACTAGAGTCGGCTCCAGACGCGA
Protein-coding sequences here:
- a CDS encoding DUF1272 domain-containing protein encodes the protein MDARRHPQVRQMLRLLRYPIRLEECELAVGLRDALGCESACDAVMAIVQRALPGPTDLNQMMRAAVLSQDLDGNKARRVAASLGLSLRSYFRYRRAAIELIALAVERELHPPRSVSGSAQLTQHWRKKMREALHMKPSCERCATELPPSAIAFICSFECTFCPPCAGASHHVCPNCGGELRVRPRRNEALTA